TGAAATCtctgatgttttttttaagaatcatCGAGATCACAGAAATGAAATACCGTAATAGAATAGGCTGCAGTAACATTAAAAGCTGATTTTCCTCTTATACAAGAAATGTTTATGCTATTTATCCTTCGTGATATTTTTGTTCTCTCATAGACACTACAAATTGAAGAGGAAAGAGTACTACAAAATCTATTCGAGGAATATAAGAGTGAATACATTATTTGTAGAAGAGAAGTAGAGCAAAATCATGCAACTGTTATGGACGAATTAAAGAGATGGACTAGTGGGACGTTTCGGCATTTCAAAACATGGATAGGGTACAAAGACAATAAAAAAGAATTAATCATGTGAATTCTTAAACAGAGATTTTGGATTATATAGATATCAATCTATTTAATTTCTTTAATCACTGAAGACAATTATAACAACCGTGTCAATCAATGAACATTAATTGTATAACAATGGCAAGCAGTTGTTTTCTTATAAATGCAGTTCGTGAAATTTGAGATCAATTGCATCAAAGCATTGAACTTTCACTGTGTCTACATTTACAACTTTGTGATTATAGATTTATAAACAGATATTTTTTCCTGATAAATTAAAGGGGTCTTAGTATACATCGATAAGCAATTTTCATAATGATTAAAGGATTTTATGAAATAATCCTCATAATACGACATCAGGGTTTAAATAAAGCATAGTTTAATCTTAGTTGATCTTTGATGAATTTTTTATTGTTCTGGTTTTATAGCTTTTCATTTTCCGTATTCATACATACGTGACTTCCAAGTGTTTGGCGTAGAGCTTCCATGATGAAGCGTTCGATCGTACGCTTGACGTTTATTTAGTGTTGAATTACTAGgagaggtatatatatatattgcacaaCGCAAGCATAATCTGTCAGAATtgcctttttaaaggaataatAAAAGTATCGTTCTTTTATGGGTATCTAGATAAAGCCCTTATAAAAGATTAGGAAGTACTTTTTGTTATATTCTTACAGAcaaatgatagtccaatcactgatataaaaaaaactattaattactgcaatatttgttttcatcatgtaaacacaaatacaaccaaagaacaaataacaataaaaaaaaaaactttattaaagTCACTTTCCTATACAATGATTTTGTCACTATCAAAACGGTTTCTTGAGGAAACAAAtcacttttaaatttatttttaacatttcaaataCTTACATCACAGCCATTTTTCTCATGTTTTTAAGTTGTCTATTTGAGCACTAATTCAATAAGTTGatcttgtttttgttgtttttatgaatttcttttttcaaaaggtTTATCCTCTTCCGtctttaatttatcaaaattgaCCTCTGGTGTTGCTTTTATTCTTCCTAACATCATTTACAACtgcaataaaaatgtaaaaaagcaaTAAAGTATTGGTTCTAAAATTTGATAGATCACGCCGCAATACAAGGGCCATGATCAACCTAGACCTTATTATGTGTACAAAGTGCGAATCTAGAACTTCATTCATGAACTATAGGGGACTATAAtagttttaataataatttttatttttcgaCGTTGATTTAGAAGTTTACAAGTCTGATATTGTTGCTTCATTATGAACAGAATGCAACACTTCGCTTATGAACGACGATgcatatggggggggggggggggggaataaagGAAGGCGTTACCGCATTGTATCTGTCAAACAAACCAATCGGATGTCCGATTCGCACTTTGTTCGCAGTGATcgttttataaaagattttaaaaagaaaatagagACAAAATAACGTTCCAGTAACATTTAAAAACACAAGTGactcaatacacaaataaacgaaaaaagaACGACACGACCTTGCAGAAAGAAAACAATAACAGAAAGGGGGTGGTGGTATTCAGCTGGTTCCGTTTGGGTGAACAATAACAGTCTCGTGAAAATATCAACAAAAGAATATAACTGATTACATGTTGTTATCTCTTCACTTGttcatattaattatatatttgaaataaaatcgacTGCGGTGCACTCGATATGATTAAAAAAGAACCTGTCTTtaaatgctatattttttttctctcattcaCCTAGTAAAAAAACTAAACCcgagaaaaacaagaaacaaataggagaggactacattttgaaatatgatatatttaaaacttgCCATTATTAGCTGCTTAGACTATATCCTCTTTGTAATTCGACTGAAATAATGTATCTGAATAGATTCTAAACacatatttgattttaatccaaagtttGACACAACACAATCAATAATAACCACATCTCTTTCTTTGTTTTTGCATCAAGAATATACTTTCATCACTTTATTcattttgaaacacaaaacgCATGTAAAGGTATTCACGGAAACTATGAGCGAAAAATATGAGTAGTCCTTGCGCACGCAGAAATCATGATACGAATATCCTGTCTCTTATTCTTCATTTATCAATACATGTTATTTATCTTCAGCTgtactttctttttgtctatttttttaaaattgagcTACTGTTTAAAGGGGCCAACATGTAGGATATATTTTGATGTAAAGAAAGTTTACTCACAAACAAAATTTCATACATGATGAAGATAAATTTTTGCttgctttttcttttgttttactttttttacgtgttaaacaatgtttaaagtaagatataagcctctgtaaaatattgaacaggtctACTGCTTGCGGCCTCAGACCTATCCAATATGTTACATAATGGACTGATATCGGCTTATATCCCTAACTGCCTGCTGTTCATCCTAAAGCTTTTTGTAATGCCTTAATATCGTCAATAAATTTGCAAAGAAACTACCGATGAAAAGAATCTTGAAAGCAGGTTTGTTAATATCCGAAACGTGAATGAATGCcttgaaaagttgttttttattgtttacatCTTCCGACAAAAAAGTCGAGTAAACACGTCTTTTATAAAAGACATGAACCAATATGATGCATAGCGTATCATTATACTTACAATTGACTCCCTGTAAAGCTTATAACTATCACCAGGAATTAGGCGTCTCAGAGTAAAGACAATGCCTTATACTTACCGTTATTTATTTAACGTCGGCTGTCtatattttcaatacaatttttactgtttgcaatacTCATACTCGCATTTTGTCCATTCTttaaaaatcgcaataattattGCACGCTTTAACATCTGAATTTCAGAATATGATAAACGATGATTAACAAAGAAAACAACTACAAAAATAACAGTTTCAAAATGAGTTGGCAACAACATATTCATTTAATATGTTGAGAACAtaagaacaatatttttaaaGCGGTCTCCTTACCATGAAAATGTGTCAAGTACAATCATTGTATGACAGACAaaagttttgtaataaaatacatttatataacaaTGGTATGAATCAACCTGGACCTTTACCCTCTGACATATTCAGTTTTAAAGGAGCAGTTTTCGCGGTTGTACTGTAATTTATATGTCTCGCATTCTGCAACTTGACGGTGTTGATGGGTTTTCAAATTAACACTAGTAGTAAATACTAAACATAAAAGTTAAAACATCTTTTAACCATTGTATATTTTGTATGCTAGTGTGCGTGTCAAATACATCAATAATATGCATAACTGAGGGGGGCCATCAATATTTCTTAACTATATGTTAGGAGTATTAccaattctgcttcatacgataTACAGATGTGTAGGATGgactgacttaactgtatctcgTTGACATTTtgatttcacaactttttttctgGTTGCAGTACTTCTCATTTGtgttatacaaatatataaagaacTGAAGATCTTGCGTAACATAACACAAAGTTCGTAACCAATTAAAAATATATGCGTTCATAGGAAAATGATATATTAACCGAGAATGGACGAACTAGAAACGTTTTCTAGAGTTTACTAGAAACGAATCTAATATAGTAATGAACCAAGGTAACAGATACCTTACAGCCGAATAAAGTGGTAAGTGTGTTCCCTATCAATACACATATTAATCTCTTATGATATTTGATCAAAGAAATGTCAAATAAGTCATTAATGCAGAAACTATATCGATAACCCTTAAAGTATATGAATATATTTCACTCTTTATAATCAAGTATGTAGGGGCGATAAACTGTctacatttcaatataaatacGAGATCATGATAAAGTGATAATAATGTAAACTTTACATTTCACTAGACCGAGACACTATGcattttataattatacaaattgcaaagaagagaaaaaattaacaaaaagaacAATCTACATGCACAATTCATTCTGA
The window above is part of the Mytilus edulis chromosome 6, xbMytEdul2.2, whole genome shotgun sequence genome. Proteins encoded here:
- the LOC139526069 gene encoding uncharacterized protein, with protein sequence MNTEEDRSRYRIHKAVVESYNSRPYKFTVLKDLIGDGTIEIYDCPENTTEYTLQIEEERVLQNLFEEYKSEYIICRREVEQNHATVMDELKRWTSGTFRHFKTWIGYKDNKKELIM